In Rhodopirellula sp. P2, the DNA window TCAACAGGTTGCCCATCTCACCGAATGAAGAGTCGGTGGAGCTGGACGGCGTGGAGTTGGGGTCAAGCAGTGAAAAGGCTTGGTTGGATCCCTGTTGCTCGAGCCCTGCCGGCTTGGTCGCCTGCGACGACGTGCCGCTCTGCAACGCGCTGAACGTTGGCGGCGGACGGAAGGAAGCAACGGGACGCATGCGGGTTGGGACGAATCAATGAGGAGGGGGGAAGTGTGTCGCGAACGATCAGGGGGCGGCCATCCAGGTCAGGCCAAGATGGCGAGTCGTTGCCGGCTCATGCTCTTGCTGATTTCAATCACACCCACGTTGGCTTCGTAAGCGCGAGTGCTTTCCAGGGCGTCGACCATTTGGGTGGTGAGATCGATGTTGGGGTGAGCGACATAGCCTTCCCACTTGCCTTCGTCGATCGCCAAGGGGTGATCGGGTTGGTAGCGATACAGCGGTTCTGATTCGTCCAGCATGACTTCGGCGACCTTCACGCCAGCCGCCTCACCGGGGCTGGCCGTTTCGTCGGTTTGAAAGACGACTTGTCGGGCTTGGTAGGGATTGGGGTTTCCGTTCTCGTCGACCAGCGAGGACATGTTGGCGATGTTGCCCGAGATTGCATTGAGCCGCGTGCGTTGAGCAACCAACGCGGAGGTGCTGATGTCGAGTGCACTGATCATGGCGATCTCCAAACAATGAGGGGGACGAATCGAATGAGGAAGGCGTGTCAGGCACGTTCCGTGATCGCAGCACGCAGCAGTTCAAACTGGCTGCGAAGCGTGGTCACGGCGAGGTCGTGCAGGTGTTGGTTCTTGGATATTTCGGTGACTTGTTGTTCCAACGAAACGTCGCTGTTGTCGTGGTAGACGACTTGTTCCATCGCAGCTCGTGGGCCGCTGAATTGGTCGTCCCGAGTGACGGGTTCGGCGATTCGCGAAGGGCTGAGCGCTGAAAATGATTCGGGGCTCATCGCGTCGCTGGACGGGTCCGGCATGCCGACCGTGCCACCACGGATGTCAGTTCCAAATGGATTGTGGACCCAAGCTGGAACGTGTCCTTCGCTCAGGTCCGGTTGAGTGATGGAGGAGGCGGGCGATTGCTCCTTGCCTCGGTCGCGAATCGACTCGGCCAAGGCGGTTTGGAATTGTCCTTGATCCAGATCGCGACTGCGGTAATCGGGCGTGCTCAGGTTGGCAATGTTGCCAGCCAGCAGTTCGTGGCGTCGTTCGGTGAACGCCAGCGTCTGCTCGAGTGCACCGATGGTTGTCGAGGCGACTGGATTGAACATTTTCAAGCGGCCCGGCGTTTGGCGACTTGGTAGTGGGGGAATTTGACCGTCACCGCACCACCGCCCTGAGGGCAATCTTGCCAATTCAGCTCCGCCGACAAGGCCGCCGCGATCATTGGTAGCTTGCAGGCTCGTTGATCCACCGCAGCACCGCTGTCAGCGAGTTCGATCTCGATGCCGGTGTTGGTTTGGCAGCCGGTGATGGTGAGTTCGCCACCCTCGGGCATTTCGATCAGGGCTTGCCGAATCAAACTTTCCATCAGTTGGCAAAAAGACGCTTGGTCGGCGGGCAAACGCAGGGTTTCGTCCATGTCGACCTCCAAGCAAACTGGTGCTGGGTGGGCGACCAACATGGGCGATGCGAGCGTTTCCACCAAAATGGCTAAAGGTGGATCGTTGTCCTGGCCGATGAAATGATGTGACATGATAGGTTTCCGATGACGTTCATTTTTGGACGCGTCCGTGCGTTCCCGTTTGCTGTTAGCGTTCGGAAGGCGTTCGCTGCAAGATCAATCTGTTCCGGCACCCGGTTTTCATGTCCGTTTGTTCTCCATCCCAAGCTGC includes these proteins:
- the flgC gene encoding flagellar basal body rod protein FlgC — its product is MISALDISTSALVAQRTRLNAISGNIANMSSLVDENGNPNPYQARQVVFQTDETASPGEAAGVKVAEVMLDESEPLYRYQPDHPLAIDEGKWEGYVAHPNIDLTTQMVDALESTRAYEANVGVIEISKSMSRQRLAILA
- a CDS encoding flagellar basal body rod protein FlgB; this encodes MFNPVASTTIGALEQTLAFTERRHELLAGNIANLSTPDYRSRDLDQGQFQTALAESIRDRGKEQSPASSITQPDLSEGHVPAWVHNPFGTDIRGGTVGMPDPSSDAMSPESFSALSPSRIAEPVTRDDQFSGPRAAMEQVVYHDNSDVSLEQQVTEISKNQHLHDLAVTTLRSQFELLRAAITERA
- a CDS encoding ATPase — its product is MSHHFIGQDNDPPLAILVETLASPMLVAHPAPVCLEVDMDETLRLPADQASFCQLMESLIRQALIEMPEGGELTITGCQTNTGIEIELADSGAAVDQRACKLPMIAAALSAELNWQDCPQGGGAVTVKFPHYQVAKRRAA